A single genomic interval of Aphelocoma coerulescens isolate FSJ_1873_10779 unplaced genomic scaffold, UR_Acoe_1.0 HiC_scaffold_56, whole genome shotgun sequence harbors:
- the LOC138101883 gene encoding zinc finger protein ZFP2-like, which translates to MEDEEKPRRCHTRRGCKRSPERSTEERAPLCREGSRRSRGSSELGEKPQGGEKPHKCLECGKGFRWNCKLREHQRIHTGEKPYECPKCRKSFSHSSTLIRHQRIHTGERPYECGECGKGFTSSSNLIQHRVVHTGERPYECLDCWKSFRQSSDLRVHQRTHTGERPYECSECGKRFQRSCSLLEHQRIHTDERPFRCPDCGKGFQRNSTLTLHRRIHTGERPYECPECGKSFSHSSTLTQHQRRHR; encoded by the coding sequence ATGGAGGACGAGGAAAAGCCCCGAAGATGCCacacgaggaggggctgcaaacgcagcccagagagatccacggaggaaagagcccccctgtgccgggaaggcaGCCGGAGATCCAGGGGGAGctcggagctgggggagaagcctcagggtggggagaagccccacaagtgcttggaatgtgggaagggcttcaggtgGAACTGCAAGCTGAGggaacaccagaggatccataCTGGGGAGAAGCCCTATGAGTGTCCCAAGTGtcggaagagcttcagccataGCTCCACCCTCATCcggcaccagaggatccacactggggagaggccctatgagtgtggggagtgtgggaagggcttcaccaGCAGCTCCAACCTGATCCAGCACCGGGTGGTCCACACCGGGGAAAGGCCCTATGAGTGCTTGGATTGTTGGAAGAGCTTCAGGCAGAGCTCCGACTTGAGGGTCCACCAGCGcacccacactggggagaggccctacgagtgttctgagtgtgggaagaggtttcagaggagCTGCAGTCTCCTTGAACATCAgcgcattcacacggatgagaggcccttccgctgccctgactgtgggaagggcttccaACGAAACTCCACCCTCACCctccaccggcgcatccacactggggagaggccctacgagtgtcccgagtgcgggaagagcttctcacacagctctaccttgacccaacaccaacggaggcaccgctaa